The Chroococcidiopsis sp. TS-821 genome includes a region encoding these proteins:
- a CDS encoding adenosine-specific kinase, whose translation MQLQSIPVQIPEGSNVILGQSHFIKTVEDLYEIMTASSSQIKFGIAFCEASGACLIRAAGNEQALQAAAIDNAKAIAAGHSFIIVMQNAYPISVLNAIKQCPEVCNIYCATANPVEAIVAQTDQGRGILGVVDGSAPKGVETEEDVKVRHKFLRQVGYKL comes from the coding sequence ATGCAACTTCAATCTATTCCAGTGCAAATTCCTGAAGGAAGTAATGTTATTTTAGGACAATCACATTTTATTAAAACTGTTGAAGATCTTTATGAAATTATGACTGCGAGTTCATCGCAGATAAAATTTGGCATAGCGTTTTGCGAAGCATCTGGAGCATGTTTAATTCGTGCTGCTGGAAATGAACAAGCACTACAAGCTGCTGCTATCGACAATGCCAAAGCGATCGCGGCAGGGCACAGCTTTATTATTGTGATGCAAAATGCCTATCCCATTAGTGTTTTGAACGCAATTAAACAATGTCCAGAAGTTTGTAATATTTACTGCGCTACTGCAAATCCTGTTGAAGCGATTGTTGCTCAAACCGACCAAGGAAGAGGAATTTTAGGTGTTGTGGATGGTTCAGCACCAAAAGGTGTAGAAACGGAAGAAGATGTTAAAGTCCGCCATAAATTCTTACGGCAAGTAGGTTATAAGCTTTAA